In the Gemmatimonadaceae bacterium genome, GCTCGACCGCGTCAGGCCCCATGCCTAACTCCTCCGCGATTGACGCGGCAAGCTCGGCAACGCGCTGTGAGTGGCCGCGGAGGTACACGTCTTTCACTTCCATAGCATTGATGAGCGTTTCCGCGACGCTCACCGTGAGATTGCGCAGCGCATCCTTTTCGCGCTCCAGCTCTTCGGTGCGCTGTGCTACCTCCTCCCGGATCATGCGCTCCACGCGGCGCTGCTCGATGAGAAGTGCGCGTTTGTGCAGTGCGCGCTCGATCGCGACCTCGAGATCCGCGAGCTCCACGGGTTTCATCAGGTAGTCCATCGCGCCCTGAGAGAGCGAATCCGTCGCAGTCGGAGCGTCGTTGACCGCTGTGAGCATCATGATCGCCAGCTCACTGTCGAGTTGGAGCGCGCGCGGCACGACATCGACTCCGGAAAGGCCCGGCATGCGCACGTCGCAGAGCATGAGGACGAAGCCCTGCTGTCCCAACTGGAGGAGCGCTTCGTCTCCGGACTCCGCGGTCACGACCTCGAAGCCACGGGTCCGGAGGAATTTGCCGATCGCGCGGCGAATGCTCTCCTCGTCGTCGACGACGAGAACGCGCCGCATGGCCGGTTCAACGGCGGAGCTCATTGGCCGAGAGCGCTCCTCAGGGCGATCGGCAAAGGCGGAGGCGGAGGCGGCGCTCTGATCGATCATCGGCAGACCAGCGTTATCAAAGGCGGATAGATGCGGGCGATGAAGGGCTCGCGTGGACGCTCTTGAGACGCATGTTCCGGTACAGCGGTAACGATGGGGAAGTCGAGCTACCCCAGCGCTCTAGTCGTCGATGAACTCCACCTGAACGGCCGTTGGGATGACACCGGCGTCGTGCCCTCGCTGTAGAAAGCGTCGCACGGCCTCGCGACCACGGTCGCCGTAGTCGAGGGTCCAATCGTTCACGTACATGCCCACGAAGGTGTCGGCTCGACTCCGTTCGAGGCCGCGCGCGAACTGCATCGCATGATCCAGTGCGCCCGCACGGTGTTGCAGGCCATATGCGATGCTGGCACGCAGGTGGCGGGAAATATCTCGCGTGAGCGCCTCGCCAAGGTCTTTGCGGACGACGTTGCCACCCAGCGGCAATGGCAAACCGGTCTCGGCAAACCACCACTCGCCCATGTCCGCGACGAGATGCAGGCCTCGATCGCCGAAAGTCAGCTGCCCCTCGTGAATGAGAAGTCCGAGATCAACGTCGCCACGTTCGACCGCGTCCTCGATTTGATCGAAAGGAGTTGGAACCGGCACGAAGTCCGGCTCATACAACCGCATCGCGAGGTAGGCGCTCGTCAGCGGCCCGGGAATGGCGACGCGCTTCCCGCGGATGTCGTTGCGTGACATCGGACGCCGAGCCACGAGTCGCGGGCCGTACTGGTCGCCCATCGATGCGCCGTGCGGCAGCAGAGCGTACGTGTCCGCCAGATACGCATACGCGTGAATCGAAACCGCAGTCACCTCGAGCTCACCGCGCAACGCGCGCTGGTTGAGCGTTTCTATATCCTGCAGCTCGTGGATGTACCGGAGGCCGTTCGTCTCGACCTTGCCCTGTGCAAGGGCGTAGAACATGAACGCGTCGTCGGAGTCGGGGCTGTGTGCGACGTGAATGGTGCGAGTATCGGACACGAGATCACTCGTTAGGGTTGGCGCGAGCTCAACGGGCTCGAATCTTGGCGAGCCGCGCGTCGATCTCCGCGACGTGTTGCTGGTACTCGGGGAGCTGTTTCGGACGCTCGGCCGGCTCGGCGGCGACGAAACGGCGCAGGTAGGCGTCTTGCGCCGCCTTGTCCCCGCGTAATCCAGCAGCGTCGGCCGCGAGGAGCAGGCCGAGCAAGTGTTTCGGTTGAGTTGTGAGAATGCTATCTGCCTGCGCTCTGGCAGTCTCCTGATCGCCGGAGACGGCAGCAATTCGGCCGAGGTCGTAGCGCTGGTCGGCGTTGAGCTGGCCGAGCATGATGTAGGCTTGCATCGCCATCGGCGCGAAGAAGCGCACGCTGTCGGTGCGACCACGCTCGTTGAGCGACATCACGCGATCGTACAACCGTTCCGCGCGCTCTTCCGGCGACATCTGGCTGATGTCGGGTGGGGCACCGGCGCTTTGCGCCGCGGCCGGCAAATCGGTTGGCGCTTCCGCGACGGACGCCGGTGCGCGCGAGAAACGCTGTCCAGCGACGAGCGCAATGAGCGCGACGAGCGCGATCGCGGCAACCGCCCAGGGAAGCGCTGAGCCGAATCCCCGCTCTGCATTGACGGTTCGCCCATCCGTCTTCGCGCCCGCCGGCGTGCCGCACCGATGACAGAATTTCGCGCCCGGCGTGAGATTCGTGCCGCACACGGCGCACTCGGCGCCCGCGAGCGGCGCTCCGCAGTTGGAGCAGAACTTACCCGAGGCGGGCGACTGACAGGTGGGACAGTTCGGCGTCGTGACAGTGGTGGAGGCGGGGCTCGTCATGCGGGGAATAATAGTGACCGGGCGGCCCCGCCCCTATCGAGTCATTGCTTGTGCTTTCCCGTCGGTTCCGAGATCTGTTGCACCGTGCGCTCGGCGCGGCCGGAGTCCCGTGTCTTTCGAACGATATCGGCCTGAGCGACGATGCCGACCAGGGAGCCGCGATCGTCGACGATTGGAATGCGGCGCACCTGCTCGCTCGCCATCGCTTCCATGACCTGACTGACGTCGTCGTTGGCGCTGCACGTAGCGAGCGCACTCGTACTCATGATGTCGCGAACGCGGACCTGGCCGTCATGACCCTGGGCTACGGCGCGAACTGCGATGTCGCGATCGGTTATCACGCCGACGAGTCTCCTGGATCCCTTCTCCTCGACGACGGGCACGATGCCGATGTGTCCCCCCGCTGCATCAGCTGAGCGGCTTCGCGAATCGTGGATTCCGGGGTCACGCATGACGGATCCCTTGTCATCACATCCTGGACCTTCATTGCCCCACCTCCAGTTGGTCGAACGCGCGTTGCAGTCCCTCTCAGTCGCGGCAAGCGGTATGCCTCGCGCTCGCTCGGTCATTGGCGAGTCGAGATCAACCGAAGCTGCTCGAAATGCAGACGCGATTGCACGATCTGCGTACATCGACTCGCACGAGCCTGGAAATTCGCGACCAACTCTGCAGATCGAGCACGAATCCTTTGACACTGCTACTCATGCTCTGGTAAGTTCCGCGCCTGGACGGATTCCCGGGAAAGAGCCAAAAGCGGAACGAGATGGATACTTCCAACACCGCCGGCCGCACGCTCATCGGCAACATGGCGGGCGCGACTAGGCAAGAGGTTCTCGACGCCGCGCGCAGCCTGAACGTGCGCTTCATGCGCCTGCAGTTCACCGACATCCTCGGCATCAACAAGAACGTCGAGATCCCGGCCTCACAGTTCGAGAAGGCGTTGTCGGGCGACATCATGTTCGACGGCTCCTCGATCGAGGGATTCGTGCGCATCGAGGAGTCGGACATGCTCCTCGCCCCCGATCTCTCGACCTTTCAGGTCTTTCCCTGGGGCGACGCCGAGAGTCGGATCTGCCGGGTGATTTGCGACATCAACACGCCGGACGGCGCGCCCTTCGCGGGCGATCCACGTGGCGTCTTGAAGCGCGTGCTGGCGCATGCGTCGTCGCTCGGGTTCACGATGAACGCGGGCATGGAAGCGGAGTTCTTTCTCTTCCGGCCTAACGAGGAGGGGGAAGCCACGACCGTTACGCACGACGTCGGGAGCTACTTCGACCTCGCGCCGGCGGATCTTGGCGAGGAAGCGCGGCGGTCGATGGTGGACGTCCTCGAGCGAATGGGATTCGAGGTCGAGGCCTCGCACCACGAGGTCGCACATGGGCAGCACGAGATCGATTTTCGTTATGCAGACGCGCTCAAGACGGCCGACAACATCGCGACCTTTCGATTCGTCGTGAAGCAGGTCGCTCAGCAGTTTGGTCTGGTGGCGTCCTTCATGCCGAAGCCGATCTTCGGCCAGAACGGGAGCGGGATGCACACGCACCAGTCGCTGTTCCGCGGCGGCGACAACGCGTTCTGGGACGCGAAAGCGCAGTGGGAGCTCTCGCCGGTCGCGCTGCACTACATCGGCGGTCTGCTGCGACACGCGCGTGGAATGTGCGCGATCACGAATCCATTGGTGAACTCGTACAAGCGTCTCGTGCCGGGCTACGAGGCGCCGGTGAACGTCGCGTGGTCGATGCGGAATCGCTCGCCGTTGATTCGAGTCCCCGAACGGCGCGGCGCGGGAACGCGCCTCGAGCTGCGCATGCCGGATCCGGCGGCGAATCCGTATCTCGCGCTCGCGGTGATGTTGGCGGCGGGATTGGACGGCGTACAGACCAATGCCGACTATCGCGAGCCGGTGAACGAGAACATCTGGGAGATGTCGTTTCGCGAACGGCGGCGTCTTCGGATCGACGACTTGCCGCACGACCTCAACGAGGCGCTGGACGAGCTTGAGAAGGATGACATCGTGCGAACCGCGTTAGGCGATCACATCGTCCGGCATTTCGTCGAGGCGAAGCGCCAGGAGTGGCGAGAGTACATCACGCAGGTCTCGCCGTGGGAGCTGGAGAATTACCTCGCCAAGTACTAGGGCAACTTGTAGTTCAAACTCGTCAAGCCGCGTGGCCAGCTCACCCGTCGGCGACGTTAGGCGACAAGACGCGTCGGCCACCTGAGCGATCCGTCCGGACAGCTCATTACACCCGAAAAGATACCGGGACGCTGCTCATTCGTCGCGACCAGCGAGATTCGCCATGGAGGAGCAGTTCGCCTAACGCTCTGTCGTTCCCACGTAGGTGCCTGATCGCGAGGTAGCCGCTGGCAGATCTTCGGCGCGAAGTGCGCCGGTCATGACGGCAACGGTGTCACTCATGGTGACCTGCTGTGGATTCAACAGTGCGACCCGTTTGCCGAGTCGCTGCACGTGAATCCGGTCGGCGATCTCGAACACATGCGGCATGTTGTGCGAGATGAGCACGACGGCGAGCCCACGATCACGCACGGTCCGGATCAACTCGAGCACCATCGCGCTCTCCTTCACGCCCAGCGCCGCCGTCGGCTCGTCCATGATGACGACGTGCCGAGCGAAGGCCGCGCTTCGGGCGACCGCGACACTCTGCCGCTGACCGCCGGAGAGTGTTTCGACGGGCTGTGTCATCGAGCCCACGCCGATCTTGAGATCGGCCAGGTGCGCGGCGCTTTCCTGGAGCATCCTCTTCTTGTCGAGCATGCGAAGGAGAGTCCCGGCGAAACCTGCTCGCCGAATTTCTCGGCCGAGAAAGAGGTTTTCGGCGATCGACATCGCGGGCGCGACCGCAAGATCCTGAAAGACGGTCTCGATCCCGGCGTGTCGTGCGTCGCTCGGATTCTTGAAATGCACGTG is a window encoding:
- a CDS encoding zinc ribbon domain-containing protein, which produces MTSPASTTVTTPNCPTCQSPASGKFCSNCGAPLAGAECAVCGTNLTPGAKFCHRCGTPAGAKTDGRTVNAERGFGSALPWAVAAIALVALIALVAGQRFSRAPASVAEAPTDLPAAAQSAGAPPDISQMSPEERAERLYDRVMSLNERGRTDSVRFFAPMAMQAYIMLGQLNADQRYDLGRIAAVSGDQETARAQADSILTTQPKHLLGLLLAADAAGLRGDKAAQDAYLRRFVAAEPAERPKQLPEYQQHVAEIDARLAKIRAR
- a CDS encoding HD domain-containing phosphohydrolase → MSSAVEPAMRRVLVVDDEESIRRAIGKFLRTRGFEVVTAESGDEALLQLGQQGFVLMLCDVRMPGLSGVDVVPRALQLDSELAIMMLTAVNDAPTATDSLSQGAMDYLMKPVELADLEVAIERALHKRALLIEQRRVERMIREEVAQRTEELEREKDALRNLTVSVAETLINAMEVKDVYLRGHSQRVAELAASIAEELGMGPDAVEHVRLAGRLHDVGKIGTREAVLNKPGTLTPEEFEHVKEHVRIGMAILAPLKHLGEALIYVQDHHEHWDGKGYPRALDGARISIGGRILAAADAFDALTSKRAYREPMEQQATIEFLEGHVGRLLDPEVYDALRRVVSRRKTLTFIDP
- a CDS encoding MqnA/MqnD/SBP family protein — translated: MSDTRTIHVAHSPDSDDAFMFYALAQGKVETNGLRYIHELQDIETLNQRALRGELEVTAVSIHAYAYLADTYALLPHGASMGDQYGPRLVARRPMSRNDIRGKRVAIPGPLTSAYLAMRLYEPDFVPVPTPFDQIEDAVERGDVDLGLLIHEGQLTFGDRGLHLVADMGEWWFAETGLPLPLGGNVVRKDLGEALTRDISRHLRASIAYGLQHRAGALDHAMQFARGLERSRADTFVGMYVNDWTLDYGDRGREAVRRFLQRGHDAGVIPTAVQVEFIDD
- a CDS encoding ATP-binding cassette domain-containing protein, coding for MTASLGPDALVLEARNLVKAYGHVTALDGADFELRTGEILAVIGDNGAGKSTLIKALAGALIPDSGEIWLDGRHVHFKNPSDARHAGIETVFQDLAVAPAMSIAENLFLGREIRRAGFAGTLLRMLDKKRMLQESAAHLADLKIGVGSMTQPVETLSGGQRQSVAVARSAAFARHVVIMDEPTAALGVKESAMVLELIRTVRDRGLAVVLISHNMPHVFEIADRIHVQRLGKRVALLNPQQVTMSDTVAVMTGALRAEDLPAATSRSGTYVGTTER
- the glnA gene encoding type I glutamate--ammonia ligase, with protein sequence MDTSNTAGRTLIGNMAGATRQEVLDAARSLNVRFMRLQFTDILGINKNVEIPASQFEKALSGDIMFDGSSIEGFVRIEESDMLLAPDLSTFQVFPWGDAESRICRVICDINTPDGAPFAGDPRGVLKRVLAHASSLGFTMNAGMEAEFFLFRPNEEGEATTVTHDVGSYFDLAPADLGEEARRSMVDVLERMGFEVEASHHEVAHGQHEIDFRYADALKTADNIATFRFVVKQVAQQFGLVASFMPKPIFGQNGSGMHTHQSLFRGGDNAFWDAKAQWELSPVALHYIGGLLRHARGMCAITNPLVNSYKRLVPGYEAPVNVAWSMRNRSPLIRVPERRGAGTRLELRMPDPAANPYLALAVMLAAGLDGVQTNADYREPVNENIWEMSFRERRRLRIDDLPHDLNEALDELEKDDIVRTALGDHIVRHFVEAKRQEWREYITQVSPWELENYLAKY
- a CDS encoding CBS domain-containing protein, translated to MRDPGIHDSRSRSADAAGGHIGIVPVVEEKGSRRLVGVITDRDIAVRAVAQGHDGQVRVRDIMSTSALATCSANDDVSQVMEAMASEQVRRIPIVDDRGSLVGIVAQADIVRKTRDSGRAERTVQQISEPTGKHKQ